CGGGATGCCCCGCCCCCGCGCACCCCCGCCGCCCACTCCCGGCCTCCCAGCCGCCGCTTCCGtcctccccaccctaccccccgCCGCGCCCGGGGGCTCCCGGCCGCAGCGGCCCTTGTGGTCGGACAGTCTGGCCCAGGGGATGCCACCGTCCGCCAGGAGGCCGTGGCCCGGGCCACGCACCCGCTCCCGCACCGCCCGCCGGACCGCGGCCCCGCCCAGAGGAGATGCGCCCCCGCGCCCGCATCCTGTCCGCATCCTTCCCGCCTCCGGCCGCCTGGCCGCCTTCCCTCTGCCGGGGCCCCGGGAAGCGGCGCCCCCAGGGCTCGCGGCCGCCCGGCCCGCCTGACATACCAGGAATAGCTGCTCACAATTGCACCTTTTCCCAGCCAAGAAACGTCCCCCGCGGTGGAGCGCGGCCCGGCCCACCGCCCTCACCGGCGGCCCGACTTCGCAGCGCGCCGCCCCCTCTCCGGCGGAGTCCGCCGCGCGCCCGCCCCGCCGCCAGGTGAGGACGTCCGCACTCCCGGGTCTCCGCCCCCTGCCGCGGCCGGAGCTCTCCTGGCGGCAGGTGAGGGTAGTGGCCTTGGCATGTGCGGCGCATTTCCCCCAGCCTGGGCCAGCCCCTCTCCGCTTCGCTTCCAGGTGGGTGAGGTGGAAGATACCTGCCACTCAGGCCCCATCCCTCCGCGAAGGGTCGGAGAGGAGGGGAACCCAGCATTCTCCCGCCCTCACCCTGAGCGTCACGCCCGCCACCCTGCGTGGCCTGGGAACACTTAGGGGGCAGTAAGGTGACGGGTTATTCACCATCCGCAGGGGGCCTGGGTAGATGCACAGGACTGGAGGGCCGGAGGCTCAAGGGTTGCCTTACGCGGGTTCTTTTCCCACAGAAATCAGATCTCCGGAAAGGAACCTGCTCGTCTGTCTAGGCTCCCTGGAATCTCGCTTCATGATCCTGAAGCCCTATCCGGGCCACACGTTGATGTTGTCACTGTTGGAAGAAGATAAAGATCGGTTCTTACCCCGGTAAAGGAAGCCatccctttcccccccccccccccgctcccgTTGATCCTCTTTATGATGCAAAACGATGTCAAGAGCAGAGAGACTAGTGTAATGGATAGCGAAAACCCAGTTTTGCCTTATTTACCTCATCACATTTTCTgctgaaaatatacatatttcctaCTTAAAGATAGATATTTCATCTCTAAGTATTATAATATACATCTCGTTCTTTAAAGAACGCTTTTCTACATAACCATATTACCATTTTCACACCTAACTAAAGCTAACCTTAATTACTTAGTATTAATATATGCCCAGTCCAGACTCAAATTCCTCCAATGGATTCCAAAATGTCTTTTACAGCTGACTTAGACCAGAAATTCAAACAATAACCACACATTGCATTcggttacctcttttttttttagcctagtatagcctcctccttctctcccactctaccccctccccctttttagAATGACATTATCTTCTTAAAAAGAAACCAGGCAGACTTCTAGACTTGTCTTATGGCTTCTTTGCGGTGTCTTCAACATATTTCTCTTCCCTCACTATTTCCTGTTACCTAGAAGTTAGATCTAAAGGCTGGATTAAACTCATTTACACTTCTGAATAAAGATTTCACCAGCATCCTTCCCGACTGGGGTGACTTCTAGAGGATGGTGTttatttgtta
This sequence is a window from Balaenoptera acutorostrata chromosome 18, mBalAcu1.1, whole genome shotgun sequence. Protein-coding genes within it:
- the LOC130705605 gene encoding WW domain-binding protein 11-like, with translation MRPRARILSASFPPPAAWPPSLCRGPGKRRPQGSRPPGPPDIPGIAAHNCTFSQPRNVPRGGARPGPPPSPAARLRSAPPPLRRSPPRARPAARNQISGKEPARLSRLPGISLHDPEALSGPHVDVVTVGRR